One genomic segment of Novisyntrophococcus fermenticellae includes these proteins:
- a CDS encoding aspartate aminotransferase family protein has translation MNKYMEQTEANVLHTYNRFPLVLEKGKGVYLYDTNGKEYLDFAAGIAVFALGYGNETYNHALKDQIDQLIHTSNLYYNIPMAEASEKLVKVSGMDKVFFTNSGTEAVEGAIKVARKYAWLKDRRTDHEIIAMKHSFHGRSMGALSVTGNTHYQEPFKPLIGGIRFAEFNNLKSVEAEITNKTCAVILETVQGEGGIYPADKEFLEGVRALCDAHNMLLILDEIQCGMGRTGHMFAWQEYGVKPDVMTCAKALGCGVPVGAFVLNKKTAENSLMPGDHGTTYGGNPLVCRAVSTVLDIFEEEHVALHVQKTTPYLEKKLDEIVNEFDCVEVRRGKGFMQGLVIKGKPVGDVVNKAMENGLLVISAGTDVLRLVPPLVITETDIDNMIEKLKKCL, from the coding sequence ATGAATAAATATATGGAGCAGACCGAAGCAAATGTACTGCATACATACAACCGTTTTCCGCTTGTGCTGGAAAAAGGAAAGGGTGTATATCTGTACGATACAAATGGAAAGGAATATCTGGACTTTGCGGCAGGGATTGCGGTATTTGCACTTGGATATGGAAATGAAACCTATAATCACGCACTGAAAGATCAGATTGACCAGTTAATTCATACCTCAAATCTATATTACAATATCCCTATGGCAGAAGCATCTGAAAAGCTGGTAAAGGTGTCCGGGATGGATAAAGTATTCTTTACGAACAGCGGGACGGAGGCTGTCGAGGGGGCTATCAAAGTGGCCCGAAAGTATGCCTGGCTAAAGGATAGAAGGACGGATCATGAAATCATTGCCATGAAGCATTCTTTCCATGGAAGAAGTATGGGGGCTCTTTCTGTAACAGGGAATACCCATTATCAGGAGCCCTTTAAGCCCTTAATCGGAGGCATTCGTTTTGCAGAGTTTAATAATCTGAAAAGTGTGGAAGCTGAAATAACGAACAAAACATGTGCAGTCATTCTGGAAACCGTACAGGGAGAAGGAGGTATCTATCCGGCTGATAAAGAATTTCTGGAAGGTGTCAGAGCACTGTGCGATGCGCATAACATGCTGCTCATCCTTGACGAAATCCAGTGCGGCATGGGGCGCACGGGACACATGTTTGCATGGCAGGAATATGGTGTTAAGCCAGATGTGATGACCTGTGCAAAGGCGCTTGGCTGTGGTGTTCCGGTGGGGGCTTTTGTGCTTAATAAGAAAACAGCGGAAAATTCTCTGATGCCGGGAGATCATGGGACGACTTATGGGGGAAATCCTCTTGTATGCCGTGCGGTGAGCACGGTGCTTGATATATTTGAAGAAGAGCATGTGGCCTTGCACGTACAGAAAACTACTCCTTATCTGGAAAAGAAGCTGGATGAAATTGTGAATGAATTTGACTGTGTGGAAGTACGCCGTGGAAAAGGATTTATGCAGGGGCTTGTAATCAAAGGAAAACCAGTTGGAGACGTAGTTAACAAAGCAATGGAAAACGGACTTCTGGTTATCAGTGCAGGCACTGATGTTCTGAGGCTTGTACCCCCACTGGTAATCACAGAGACAGATATTGATAACATGATTGAAAAGCTGAAAAAGTGCCTGTAA
- the rfbA gene encoding glucose-1-phosphate thymidylyltransferase RfbA, whose translation MKGIILAGGSGTRLYPLTMVTSKQLLPIYDKPMIYYPMSVLMNAGIRDILIISTPQDTPRFRELLGDGHPFGVNLSYEVQPSPDGLAQAFIIGEEFIGKDSVAMVLGDNIFAGHGLNKRLRAAVSTAESGNGATVFGYYVDDPERFGIVEFGEDGKALSIEEKPANPKSNYCVTGLYFYDNRVVEYARNLKPSPRGELEITDLNRIYMENGDLNVEMLGQGFTWLDTGTHESLVEATNFVKTMEDHQHRKIACLEEIAYLNGWITKDEVLKVYEVLKKNQYGKYLKDVLDGKFLDVLH comes from the coding sequence ATGAAGGGGATTATATTAGCCGGTGGATCGGGTACACGTCTCTATCCGCTCACCATGGTAACCTCAAAACAGTTACTTCCAATCTATGATAAGCCGATGATTTACTATCCGATGTCTGTACTCATGAATGCCGGCATCCGGGATATTCTGATTATATCCACACCACAGGATACGCCGCGTTTTCGAGAACTTCTGGGAGATGGGCATCCGTTTGGCGTAAATCTTTCCTACGAAGTACAGCCAAGTCCGGATGGTCTGGCACAGGCCTTTATCATCGGCGAGGAATTTATCGGGAAAGACTCTGTAGCGATGGTATTGGGCGATAACATCTTCGCCGGACACGGCCTCAATAAACGCCTGAGAGCAGCAGTTTCAACGGCAGAATCAGGTAATGGAGCTACCGTCTTCGGCTACTATGTAGACGATCCTGAGCGATTCGGTATCGTGGAATTCGGAGAGGACGGAAAAGCCCTGTCGATTGAAGAAAAACCTGCAAATCCTAAAAGTAATTACTGCGTTACAGGCTTGTATTTTTATGATAATCGTGTCGTTGAATATGCCCGTAATTTAAAGCCAAGTCCACGTGGAGAACTGGAAATCACAGACCTGAACCGCATCTATATGGAAAATGGGGATTTGAATGTGGAAATGCTGGGTCAGGGATTTACCTGGCTGGATACCGGAACCCATGAAAGCCTGGTCGAAGCAACAAACTTTGTAAAGACCATGGAAGATCACCAGCACAGAAAAATCGCCTGTCTGGAGGAAATCGCATATTTAAACGGTTGGATTACCAAAGACGAGGTTTTAAAGGTCTATGAGGTTTTAAAGAAAAACCAATATGGCAAATACTTGAAAGATGTACTGGACGGCAAATTTCTGGATGTACTGCACTAA
- a CDS encoding helix-hairpin-helix domain-containing protein: MNIIKYFLSALSITLGIVMSAGCGKSEAIYEMQDVSAAGISGESGENSEEEAGRESREPPPDAEADAVSPEDYKPQLLYVYVCGAIANPGVYDLPEGSRVYELIRAAGGLLEDADDRTLNQAEKLIDGMQIIVYTKEEAADMPDPSSGMPPSGKSISEAGNQKVNLNTADADRLTTLSGIGEARAKAIIAYREQNGGFQCIEDIMKIEGIKEKLFEKIKEQIEV; the protein is encoded by the coding sequence ATGAATATCATAAAATATTTTTTGTCAGCATTAAGTATAACGCTGGGCATCGTGATGTCTGCCGGATGCGGAAAAAGTGAGGCAATATATGAAATGCAGGATGTTTCGGCAGCAGGTATCTCTGGTGAATCAGGTGAAAACAGTGAGGAGGAGGCCGGCCGGGAATCCCGGGAACCGCCTCCTGATGCTGAAGCGGACGCAGTGTCACCGGAAGATTACAAACCGCAGCTTCTCTATGTCTATGTTTGCGGAGCGATAGCAAATCCGGGTGTATATGACCTTCCAGAAGGGAGCCGTGTCTATGAATTGATCAGGGCAGCAGGAGGACTTTTGGAGGATGCAGATGACAGAACACTGAATCAGGCCGAAAAGCTCATCGATGGGATGCAGATTATCGTATATACGAAAGAAGAAGCGGCAGACATGCCGGATCCTTCTTCCGGGATGCCCCCTTCAGGCAAAAGCATAAGTGAGGCGGGGAACCAGAAGGTGAATCTGAATACGGCCGATGCGGACCGGCTTACCACATTATCGGGAATCGGGGAGGCGAGAGCAAAAGCAATTATTGCTTACCGGGAGCAAAATGGCGGATTTCAATGCATTGAGGATATCATGAAGATTGAAGGCATTAAGGAGAAACTCTTTGAGAAGATTAAAGAACAGATAGAAGTATAG
- the argB gene encoding acetylglutamate kinase, which translates to MVNHKYLEKAEVLIEALPYIQRFNRKIIVVKYGGSAMVDEELKRNVIQDVVLLKLVGFKPIIVHGGGKEISRWVEKVGMEPKFIDGLRVTDQDTMEVAEMVLNKVNKELVSLIQSLGVKAVGISGKDGGLLKVDKKLSKGKDIGYVGEVKEVCPKVLEDLLEKDFLPVVCPIGMDDEFLSYNINADDAACAIAKSVGAEKLAFLTDIEGVYRNPKDPESLISELHVKDAAGLIDNGNVGGGMIPKLQNCIDAIENGVSRVHILDGRIPHCLLLEFFTNKGIGTAILGEEEEHYYHGNE; encoded by the coding sequence ATGGTAAATCATAAGTATTTGGAAAAAGCGGAAGTGCTGATTGAAGCCTTACCTTATATCCAGCGGTTTAATCGGAAAATCATAGTTGTCAAATATGGAGGCAGCGCTATGGTGGATGAAGAATTAAAGAGAAATGTCATTCAGGATGTTGTGCTGCTGAAACTGGTTGGATTTAAGCCGATTATCGTACATGGCGGGGGAAAAGAAATCAGCCGCTGGGTGGAAAAGGTAGGTATGGAGCCTAAATTTATCGATGGACTTCGGGTGACGGATCAAGACACTATGGAAGTGGCCGAGATGGTACTGAACAAGGTAAATAAAGAACTGGTGAGCCTGATACAATCCCTGGGGGTAAAGGCAGTCGGAATCAGCGGAAAGGACGGGGGACTTCTAAAAGTGGATAAGAAACTGTCCAAAGGAAAGGATATCGGATATGTGGGCGAGGTGAAAGAAGTATGTCCGAAAGTGCTGGAAGACTTGCTGGAAAAGGATTTTCTGCCGGTAGTCTGCCCCATTGGAATGGATGATGAGTTTCTCTCTTATAATATCAATGCGGATGATGCTGCCTGTGCCATAGCAAAATCAGTTGGTGCAGAAAAACTGGCATTTCTCACAGATATTGAAGGGGTATATCGGAATCCGAAAGACCCGGAAAGTCTGATCAGCGAATTGCATGTGAAAGATGCGGCCGGATTGATTGACAATGGAAATGTAGGCGGAGGCATGATTCCAAAATTGCAGAATTGTATCGATGCCATAGAAAATGGTGTTTCCAGAGTACATATACTGGACGGACGGATTCCCCATTGCCTTCTGTTGGAATTCTTTACAAATAAAGGAATCGGAACTGCAATTCTGGGAGAAGAGGAGGAGCATTATTACCATGGAAATGAATAA
- a CDS encoding DMT family transporter, with protein sequence MMGILIALLSGALMSIQGVFNTDVTKQTSLWVSTGWVQLSAFIVCVLAWVMTGRESVTALFSVEHKYSLLGGVIGAFITITVIKSMGTLGPAKSVMLIVIAQLIVAYVIELLGIFGVEKQPLEWRKVVGMLVAIGGVILFKWE encoded by the coding sequence ATGATGGGAATTTTGATTGCGCTGTTATCCGGAGCACTGATGAGCATCCAGGGGGTCTTCAATACGGATGTTACAAAGCAGACGAGCCTTTGGGTATCCACTGGATGGGTGCAGCTGTCTGCTTTTATTGTCTGTGTATTGGCATGGGTTATGACAGGCCGTGAAAGCGTCACGGCGCTTTTTAGTGTGGAGCATAAGTATAGCCTGCTGGGAGGAGTAATCGGTGCGTTTATCACAATCACCGTAATTAAGAGCATGGGTACACTGGGCCCCGCAAAATCAGTGATGCTGATTGTAATTGCACAACTGATTGTGGCGTATGTGATAGAATTACTGGGAATATTCGGTGTGGAGAAGCAGCCACTGGAATGGCGGAAGGTGGTTGGAATGCTGGTGGCTATCGGTGGTGTTATCTTGTTTAAGTGGGAATGA
- a CDS encoding response regulator transcription factor, with amino-acid sequence MAKRVLVVDDEKLIVKGIRFSLEQEGMEVSCAYDGEEALHMAKENEYDIILLDIMLPKMNGLEVCQQIREFSSVPIVMLTAKGEDMDKILGLEYGADDYITKPFNILEVKARIKAIMRRASKSEPKEEKAKVVQVGDLKLDCESRRVFIGQKEVNLTAKEFDVLELLVYNPNKVYSRENLLNIVWGYEYPGDVRTVDVHIRRLREKIETNPSDPKYVHTKWGVGYYFQG; translated from the coding sequence ATGGCGAAGAGAGTACTGGTTGTTGATGATGAAAAGCTTATAGTAAAGGGCATCCGTTTCAGTCTGGAGCAGGAGGGCATGGAGGTATCCTGCGCATATGACGGGGAAGAAGCTCTGCATATGGCTAAGGAGAATGAATATGATATTATTTTGCTGGATATCATGCTTCCCAAGATGAATGGCCTGGAGGTATGCCAGCAGATCCGTGAGTTTTCCAGTGTGCCGATTGTCATGCTTACGGCAAAAGGGGAGGACATGGATAAAATTCTGGGCTTGGAGTATGGGGCTGATGACTATATTACGAAACCATTTAACATTCTGGAGGTGAAAGCCAGGATAAAGGCCATTATGCGCAGGGCCAGCAAATCGGAACCGAAAGAGGAAAAAGCCAAGGTTGTACAGGTGGGCGACCTGAAGCTGGACTGTGAAAGCCGAAGGGTGTTTATAGGGCAAAAGGAAGTCAATCTGACAGCTAAGGAGTTCGATGTTCTCGAACTTCTGGTGTATAATCCAAATAAAGTCTACAGTCGCGAGAATCTGTTGAATATCGTATGGGGATATGAGTATCCGGGCGATGTAAGAACCGTGGACGTACATATCCGCCGTCTTCGTGAGAAGATTGAGACGAATCCGAGTGATCCAAAGTATGTACACACGAAGTGGGGAGTTGGTTATTATTTCCAGGGTTAA
- a CDS encoding argininosuccinate synthase: MKEKVILAYSGGLDTTAIIPWLKENFDYEVICCCIDCGQGNELDGLEERAKLSGASKLYIENIIDEFCDDYIMPCVKASAVYEHKYLLGTSMARPVIAKRLVEIARKEGATAICHGATGKGNDQIRFELGIKALAPDLKIIAPWRMTDVWTMQSREDEIEYCRQHGIDLPFSADSSYSRDRNLWHISHEGLELEDPANEPNFGHMLVLGVTPEEAPAKGEYVTMTFEAGVPKTLNGKSMKVSEIITELNELGGKHGIGIVDIVENRVVGMKSRGVYETPGGTILMEAHDQLEELILDRDTMETKKKLGSQFAQIVYEGKWFTPLREAIQAFVDVTQQYVTGEVKFKLYKGNIIKAGTTSPYSLYNESLASFTTGELYDHHDADGFITLFGLPLKVRAMKMQELNKDQQ, translated from the coding sequence ATGAAGGAAAAAGTAATTTTAGCATATTCCGGAGGTCTGGATACCACAGCAATTATTCCCTGGCTGAAAGAAAATTTTGATTATGAAGTAATCTGCTGCTGCATCGACTGCGGTCAGGGCAACGAACTGGATGGTCTGGAGGAAAGAGCAAAGCTCTCTGGTGCTTCTAAATTATATATTGAGAATATCATCGATGAATTTTGTGATGATTACATCATGCCTTGTGTAAAGGCAAGTGCTGTATATGAACATAAATACCTGCTCGGAACCTCTATGGCCCGTCCGGTAATTGCAAAAAGGCTGGTTGAAATTGCAAGAAAAGAAGGTGCTACCGCAATCTGTCACGGTGCTACCGGAAAGGGGAATGATCAGATCCGTTTTGAACTTGGCATCAAAGCTCTGGCCCCTGATCTTAAGATTATCGCACCCTGGCGAATGACTGACGTCTGGACTATGCAGTCCCGTGAAGATGAAATTGAATACTGCAGGCAGCACGGAATCGACCTTCCGTTTTCTGCAGACTCCAGCTACAGCCGTGACCGTAACCTGTGGCATATCAGCCATGAAGGCCTGGAGCTGGAAGACCCTGCTAACGAGCCGAACTTCGGACATATGCTGGTTCTCGGCGTAACTCCTGAGGAAGCACCAGCGAAGGGCGAATATGTTACCATGACATTTGAAGCCGGGGTTCCGAAGACATTGAACGGGAAATCCATGAAAGTATCCGAAATCATCACTGAGTTAAATGAACTTGGCGGTAAGCATGGTATAGGTATCGTAGATATTGTGGAAAACCGGGTCGTAGGCATGAAATCCCGCGGCGTATACGAAACTCCGGGGGGAACTATCCTGATGGAGGCTCATGATCAGCTGGAAGAATTGATTCTGGATCGTGATACCATGGAAACCAAGAAAAAACTGGGCAGTCAGTTCGCACAGATTGTATATGAAGGAAAATGGTTCACACCTCTGCGTGAGGCCATCCAGGCATTTGTAGATGTAACGCAGCAGTATGTAACCGGAGAAGTAAAATTCAAGCTGTATAAGGGCAATATCATCAAAGCAGGAACTACTTCTCCATACAGTCTTTACAATGAATCCCTGGCTTCCTTTACGACTGGTGAGCTTTATGATCATCACGATGCAGACGGGTTCATCACACTGTTCGGACTGCCGCTGAAGGTCCGGGCTATGAAGATGCAGGAATTAAATAAGGATCAGCAGTAG
- the argC gene encoding N-acetyl-gamma-glutamyl-phosphate reductase, producing MIKAGIIGATGYAGQEIVRLLLGHKDVEIVWYGSRSYIDKKYYEVYQNMFQLVDAVCMDDNMEELADKVDVIFTATPQGLCASLVNEKILKKVKIIDLSADFRIKDVSIYEAWYQIDHKSPGFIGEAVYGLCEINRSKIRNARLIANPGCYPTCSILSIYPLLKEGIIEGNSVIIDAKSGTSGAGRGVKLGNLYCEVNENIKAYGVGTHRHTPEIEEQLSYAAGYPVCINFTPHLVPMNRGILVTAYASLKKNVTYNEIRAIYDSYYGKERFVRVLEREVCPETRWVEGSNFVDVNFKIDIRTNRLILMGAMDNLVKGAAGQAVQNMNILFGLPETEGLLMAPVFP from the coding sequence ATGATTAAGGCGGGAATTATAGGCGCCACAGGGTATGCGGGCCAGGAAATTGTAAGGCTTTTGCTGGGGCATAAGGATGTCGAAATTGTATGGTATGGTTCCAGAAGCTATATTGATAAGAAGTATTATGAAGTATATCAGAATATGTTTCAGCTTGTGGATGCTGTCTGCATGGATGACAATATGGAGGAACTGGCTGATAAGGTAGATGTTATATTTACGGCAACGCCCCAAGGGCTTTGTGCATCTCTGGTAAATGAAAAAATTTTAAAAAAGGTAAAGATAATTGATCTCAGCGCAGACTTTAGAATCAAAGATGTTTCTATCTATGAGGCATGGTATCAAATAGATCATAAGTCTCCCGGGTTTATAGGAGAAGCTGTTTATGGTCTGTGTGAGATTAACCGGAGCAAAATCAGAAATGCCAGACTGATAGCGAATCCGGGCTGCTATCCTACATGCTCTATATTGTCCATCTATCCGCTTTTGAAGGAAGGGATTATTGAGGGCAATTCTGTGATTATTGATGCGAAGTCGGGAACCTCAGGTGCTGGGCGTGGTGTCAAACTGGGTAATTTGTATTGTGAAGTGAATGAAAATATCAAAGCCTACGGGGTCGGAACTCACAGACATACACCCGAAATCGAGGAACAGTTGTCTTATGCCGCAGGTTATCCGGTATGCATTAACTTTACACCGCATCTGGTTCCGATGAATCGCGGAATTCTGGTAACCGCATATGCATCCTTGAAAAAGAATGTAACTTATAATGAAATCAGAGCAATATATGACAGCTATTATGGGAAAGAGCGTTTTGTACGTGTATTGGAAAGGGAAGTATGTCCCGAAACCAGATGGGTGGAGGGCAGTAACTTTGTAGATGTGAATTTTAAGATTGATATCAGAACCAACCGGCTGATATTGATGGGGGCCATGGACAATCTGGTAAAAGGCGCAGCCGGTCAGGCTGTCCAGAATATGAACATTCTCTTTGGTCTTCCAGAGACAGAAGGACTTTTAATGGCTCCGGTATTTCCATAA
- a CDS encoding MerR family transcriptional regulator has product MKKPGYYSSGEFARMAHVTLRTIRYYDKQNILKPSLVLESGARFYSDEDFARLQQILLLKYLGFSLDDIRNMTITDSDYHFMINSLNIQLKLVQDRIEQMQLVEKAIQDTTAAIQTEHAVDWNQMLNLIHLTNMEKSFKNQYQNASNISARINLHSLFSQNPQGWFPWIYEQCQIHPGMRILEIGCGDGTLWTSNLSRLPKDLHITLSDISEGMLRDTRRALNANDVNFTFKVFDCHNIPFKNESFDLVIANHVLFYCEDIKQVCTEVRRVLKPDGMFLCSTYGRNHMKEVSDLVQEFDERIVLSADKLYEIFGRENGMAILKPCFSQVTWKPYEDSLLIPEPEPLISYILSCHGNQNQYILDRYMEFLSFVKKKTRYGFHITKDAGIFLCKVS; this is encoded by the coding sequence ATGAAAAAGCCAGGTTACTATTCATCCGGTGAATTCGCCCGCATGGCACATGTAACGCTGCGGACCATCCGTTATTATGACAAACAGAATATCTTAAAACCATCGCTGGTCTTGGAGTCAGGTGCACGCTTTTACTCTGACGAGGATTTTGCACGCCTTCAGCAAATTCTTCTATTGAAGTACCTTGGTTTCTCTCTGGATGATATACGAAACATGACCATTACGGATTCCGATTATCACTTTATGATCAACTCTTTGAATATCCAGCTGAAACTTGTCCAGGACCGCATTGAGCAGATGCAGCTAGTAGAAAAAGCCATCCAGGACACCACCGCTGCTATTCAGACAGAACATGCCGTGGATTGGAACCAGATGTTAAATCTGATTCATCTGACGAACATGGAAAAAAGTTTTAAAAACCAGTATCAGAATGCTTCCAATATTTCTGCCAGAATCAATCTGCACAGCCTTTTTTCCCAGAATCCGCAAGGTTGGTTTCCGTGGATCTATGAACAGTGTCAGATTCATCCGGGAATGAGAATTCTCGAGATAGGCTGCGGAGATGGAACCCTTTGGACAAGTAATCTCTCCCGCCTGCCAAAAGACCTCCATATAACACTTTCGGATATATCGGAAGGAATGCTGCGTGATACCCGCCGTGCACTAAACGCCAACGATGTGAATTTTACATTTAAAGTATTTGATTGTCACAACATTCCTTTTAAAAATGAATCTTTTGATCTGGTGATTGCCAATCACGTACTATTCTACTGTGAAGATATAAAGCAGGTCTGCACAGAGGTCAGGCGTGTACTGAAACCTGACGGAATGTTCCTATGCAGTACCTATGGCCGTAACCATATGAAGGAGGTAAGTGATCTGGTACAGGAATTTGATGAACGGATTGTCCTTTCAGCAGATAAATTATACGAGATTTTTGGCCGTGAAAATGGAATGGCTATCCTCAAACCCTGTTTCTCCCAGGTAACGTGGAAACCGTATGAGGATTCTCTTCTCATCCCGGAACCGGAACCGTTAATTTCCTATATTCTCTCCTGCCACGGCAACCAGAATCAGTATATCCTGGATCGTTATATGGAATTTCTATCCTTTGTAAAGAAAAAAACAAGGTATGGATTTCATATAACCAAGGATGCGGGCATATTTCTGTGTAAAGTTTCTTAA
- the argJ gene encoding bifunctional glutamate N-acetyltransferase/amino-acid acetyltransferase ArgJ, translated as MNFFDGGVTAAKGFQAAGGAAGIKKKGKKDMALIYSEVPCIAAGTFTTNVVKAAPVIWDQEIVYHNPEAQAIVCNSGVANACTGEEGFSYCKETARVAAEALGISEKGVLVASTGVIGKQIPMDKITAGVKLLVPRLEASREGAGEAAHAILTTDTKSKEAAVSFEIGGKKVTVGGMCKGSGMIHPNMCTMLSFITTDLAISKELLQEALSAVVKDTYNMISVDGDTSTNDTVLLLANGLAGNEKITEKNASYDLFLQALMEVNTVSAKKIAGDGEGATALFEVKVVGAKSKEDAVKLSKSVVTSSLTKAAIYGHDANWGRILCAMGYSGVIFEPEKVDLFFESVSGKIQIIENGVAVNYSEEEATKILSAPEVTAIADVKMGEAYATAWGCDLTYEYVKINADYRS; from the coding sequence ATGAATTTTTTTGATGGAGGAGTTACAGCTGCAAAAGGATTTCAGGCCGCTGGCGGCGCAGCCGGAATTAAAAAAAAGGGAAAAAAAGATATGGCACTGATATACAGTGAGGTTCCATGCATTGCAGCCGGTACATTTACCACGAACGTGGTGAAAGCCGCTCCGGTCATATGGGATCAGGAAATAGTATACCATAATCCGGAGGCGCAGGCAATTGTATGTAACAGCGGAGTGGCAAATGCCTGTACAGGAGAAGAAGGATTTTCATATTGTAAGGAGACGGCAAGGGTGGCTGCCGAAGCCCTTGGTATTTCGGAAAAAGGTGTTTTGGTTGCTTCAACAGGTGTAATTGGAAAACAAATTCCGATGGATAAAATTACAGCAGGGGTGAAGCTGTTGGTTCCCAGGCTCGAAGCTTCCCGGGAGGGAGCCGGTGAAGCCGCCCATGCGATTCTGACTACAGATACAAAATCCAAAGAAGCTGCTGTTTCTTTTGAAATCGGGGGTAAGAAGGTGACTGTGGGAGGCATGTGTAAAGGTTCCGGCATGATTCATCCCAATATGTGCACCATGCTTTCCTTTATAACTACGGATCTTGCAATCTCGAAAGAGTTGCTGCAGGAGGCGTTGTCTGCAGTTGTAAAAGATACCTACAATATGATTTCCGTGGATGGGGATACCTCGACGAATGATACGGTTTTACTTTTGGCAAATGGCCTGGCGGGTAATGAAAAAATCACGGAGAAGAATGCGTCATATGATCTGTTTTTACAGGCTCTGATGGAAGTTAATACGGTTTCGGCGAAGAAAATCGCCGGGGACGGAGAAGGTGCAACTGCTTTGTTTGAGGTTAAGGTTGTAGGGGCAAAGAGCAAGGAGGATGCAGTGAAACTGTCTAAATCCGTGGTCACATCCAGTCTGACAAAGGCAGCTATCTATGGGCATGATGCGAACTGGGGAAGAATTCTATGTGCTATGGGCTATTCAGGAGTAATCTTTGAGCCGGAAAAAGTAGATTTATTCTTTGAAAGTGTGAGTGGTAAAATTCAGATTATAGAGAATGGAGTGGCTGTTAATTACAGTGAAGAAGAGGCCACAAAGATTCTTTCGGCACCGGAGGTTACTGCGATTGCTGACGTGAAGATGGGGGAGGCTTACGCAACCGCATGGGGTTGTGACCTCACATATGAGTATGTAAAAATTAATGCCGACTATCGCTCCTGA